The genomic DNA TGTCGAATCCACCAACCACACCAGAATACACTCGTACCCTTAGAGAATTGGAGCTGGCGATATATTTTCAACCCTTATGAAATTGAACAACTATTGCAAAATAACAAACGCTAAACACTAAAATCTCCTTCCTATTACACGAACCCcgctatgacatgtcaactatattcATAACTCTATCCGACATCGTTAATAGTGCAATATCCATCTATTTTGATTCATGACAATATATTGTATACACAATACATGTCATCATGAGATAACAATATCTTAATCACAAGATTTAACACATTTTGACATACCACAATCAAAATAtgaattatttttcttttcttttttctacgGTGAGGAAGAAGACGAgagaaaaatgacttatttttcttttaatttttcttatatttttgtttaatttttaattaatcaaattaaattaattaacctttaattaatAAGACTTAAGCATGATTAACAAACGTTAGTGGATTATGACATCCACTACCACCGTTTGAAGtaattaaaatggtctaattcctCATCTAGTCCTTTTAaccatttaaaaatatattgtgATAAaatcttacaatttaatccttataattaattaactatcaattcaACAAAATTGTCGGACCAAACTTTAATATATTGCTATATTAACctagtaataataaataataatatttacaaatttgatttactgaaaataaaattttaaagtcgcCGCTTCCTTCACCACTGAAAAATCAGACTATTACAATAAAAATAGGCTTAAGTAAAAAATAGGACTATTTAAGgtatggattgagctcgaattaAAATATTCAAGACCCGAGCCTCGCTTGAtccattttttatgtttatatatattatattatattatttatatatattataatttataacacatagAAACTAAATCTattatatataatactataatgtaAAGATTAAAAAAATGTTAAGAAGCCCttgtaaataaaattttaataaatgaaataacataaaatgaaatattaaattaaaaacaatgtaaatatatattttttaaaaccaaTAAAAGATGATCTAAAACGGATTTGAGTTAATTATTTTCAAATGTAAAtatatttaagtaaaattttaagttagaccaaacttaaaaaatgtaaaatttattaatgTCATATTTAATCTACTTGAACTCATCAcatgaattatatttattattattttactattttagaattaaaattttatatttaaataaaatgcaTGTTTGTACCAATCATATTTTTcttaatacatatataaaaaagaatatatatatatatatatatacacaattaaaaaaatcaaaagataTACGAACATTATGGGATTTATCAATTATCTAAGTCCTAGAGGAGATGAGATCCACCAACCTCACCACTAAATCTGGACCGTTTGATTTCACCCTCTTCGTCTATATATACCATCCTTACTCCTTCACGTATTCCTCGCCACTTCCCACTCTTCAATTCCTCATTTCAAGGGAGAGAGTGTATCAGTGTTTCTTCCCCTCTTTACTTAATTTCTCTCCGCCATGGCTCTCTCCGTCGAGAAAACCGCCGCCGGCCGTGAGTACAAGGTCAAAGACATGTCTCAGGCTGACTTCGGTCGTCTCGAGATCGAGTTAGCTGAGGTTGAAATGCCTGGTTTAATGGCTTGTAGAACCGAGTTCGGCCCTGCCCAACCTTTCAAAGGAGCCAAAATTACTGGTTCTCTTCACATGACCATCCAAACCGCCGTTCTTATTGAAACCCTTACCGCCCTCGGAGCTGAAGTCCGTTGGTGTTCTTGCAACATTTTCTCTACCCAAGACCACGCTGCCGCTGCCATCGCTCGTGACTCCGCCGCTGTTTTCGCTTGGAAAGGGGAGACCCTCCAGGAATACTGGTGGTGTACTGAGAGAGCCCTTGATTGGGGTCCTACTGGTGGACCTGATCTGATCGTCGATGATGGTGGTGATGCTACTTTGTTGATCCACGAAGGTGTTAAAGCTGAGGAAGTTTATGAGAAAACTGGGCAACTCCCAGATCCGGCTTCGACTGATAACGCTGAGTTTCAGATTGTTCTAACCATTATCAGAGATGGGTTGAAAGCAGATCCCAAGAAGTATAGAAGGATGAAGGAGAGATTGGTAGGTGTTTCTGAAGAAACTACAACTGGAGTAAAGAGGCTTTATCAGATGCAGGCCAATGGTACCTTGTTGTTCCCTGCCATTAATGTCAACGACTCTGTTACTAAGAGCAAGGTATTATTCTTCagcttttttttatatatattttagtatagATCTCTTCTTTCATATGCAGATCTGATGAATGGGGTTTCTTGTTTTTGTGTAAATTTATTCAGATCTAGTGTTTGATTCTTCTGTTCTAATTGTTACTTATCTTTTGATTGACCTGAAATTGGGAGCTTATTCTAAGTATGATCTTCATATGCACATACTTGTTTATTGCAATGTAAAATTTTGCTTCAATGACATATTTTCTGACATGGATATAGAGATATAATCTTAATCTAGGAAATAAAATGCTTATATCTGTTAATATTTGAAAATGGGTACGGAGATATAGTCTTATATATTTAATCTTTAATGGGCTTTGCTTGAGTGATTGAATTGTGGTTTTAATGGCCATTTGTGTATATTGATGTAATTTGCTTTTATGATTTGATCTCTTGGAACAGTTCGATAACTTGTATGGATGCCGTCACTCACTTCCCGATGGTTTGATGAGAGCTACTGATGTGATGATTGCCGGCAAGGTCGCCGTTGTCTGTGGTTATGGTGATGTCGGAAAGGGTTGTGCTGCTGCCTTGAAGCAAGCCGGTGCTCGTGTCATTGTTACTGAGATTGATCCCATCTGTGCCCTTCAGGCTCTCATGGAAGGACTTCAGGTTTTGACCCTAGAAGATGTTGTCTCCGAGGCTGATATCTTCGTCACCACAACCGGTAACAAGGACATCATCATGGTTGATCACATGAGGAAGATGAAGAACAATGCCATTGTTTGCAACATTGGTCACTTTGACAATGAAATCGATATGCTCGGTCTTGAGACCTATCCTGGTGTTAAACGCATCACCATTAAGCCTCAAACCGATAGGTGGGTCTTCCCTGAAACCAAAACCGGCATCATTGTGTTGGCTGAAGGACGTCTGATGAACTTGGGATGTGCCACTGGACACCCAAGTTTTGTCATGTCCTGCTCGTTCACTAACCAGGTGATTGCCCAGCTCGAACTATGGAAGGAGAAGGCAACTGGAAAATATGAGAAGAAGGTTTACGTATTGCCAAAGCACCTCGACGAGAAAGTTGCTGCACTTCACCTCGGCAAGCTCGGAGCTAAGCTCACTAAGCTCACTAAAGATCAAGCTGATTACATTAGTGTGCCTGTTGAAGGTCCTTACAAGCCTCCTCATTACAGGTACTGAGAGAAGAGTTGATGAGTTTTTATCAAGAAAGAAAAAACATCCGGATGGTTTGATTGTTTCTTGTTTTACTGAAATTTCATGATGGTtaggtttttgttttatttttagagttttttttGTGTTTGGGTGATGGGAAAGTGCCTGGGGGTGGGAAAATGATGTGGGATTTGGTATCTTCTTGTATGAAGATGACCAAATGGGTTTGAAATAAAAATGTTAGGGATGTGTGGAAGATTATATAGTATTTGCCATTAATGCAGTCTTGTTTTGCTGCATTGCTTTTTTTTAaagcaattttattttatatacttcAATACCAACATGGGATATTCACTAAAATTTGATACAAATAATCAATATAATGTGTAGTTGTGAAATTATTAATGAATCAATGCATATACATTTGTATTCTTttaaatgaatgaaaaaaaattattcacACAAAGAAttttatacatttgtaatataaaaAGGACTTGTcacttaatatttttatcacttaattataaaaagttataaaatacacatttaattatgtttttttcctttttgtttcctgtgtatgaaaaattataaagttGTCAATCCAATTATTCATAtttgtcttttctttttgttACATAGCTTAaaatttaagtgattaaaaaatattaatagttGATTAAAATTTGATAGTCAAAATTATAATTAGATGACCACTAATGTAATTTACActagatataaaaatataaaaataattattaaattatttctataaAAAGAAacttatttaatataattatatactatTTATGGAATTCCATAATCGAGTTAAAGAGAGATTGATAAGTGTTTTATAaaagtatagtaaaatatttaaaaagaatgtcaatttttaaaattattagtgAAAAAAATAATTTCTGAGTACCCAATACTcactatttatttattaataaaaattcataatataaaataaaattaataataataattaaaatataacttctaaatgacaataataataaaattttaaaaataaatttgcaTAGATATTAActtcaaatatttaaatttgaatagaaaattaTTATTTGTACAAGTTTTATATGTGCAATTTATTCTTTTAATGATCCTTTTGTATATACTAACACTTTTAAAATGCAACAACATTAAAAATCTCAAAaagtaattttattatatgagaaaaattaacaaaatataaattttttaaatatatatattcaattcacATAATAAATTCATAAACTATTAAATGTACATACTATAAATAATGACAAAAGTGTTACAGCATATATAGATgggataatatttaaaaattgaacCACCTCtaataaatacttaaaattttatttaaacataattataataataattctcttttcataatttttcatcttccttcttatgtactaaaataaaagaaaattgatttaaggttaattaaaatttagaaaatttattaaaatttatatgattaagaTTTGGGTTTGGagttaaaattgaaatgaaatgaataataaattaaaatcttaaaaatattatTGAAATTTATCTGAAATTTCTTTTATTAACTTAAGCTGAATGTAATTATATTAAACAATTCCTTTATTTTCAAAGTcgatatatatttttaaagaagTTCATCAATAATATgaatattagatttaaaaaaatgaattatACTTGTTCAAGGAACCGATTAAAagcgttaaaattttaaaacaactcACAAATTTCTCAAAATCTATAATCATATAAACTAAGTTTAAACAATATAATAAAATCATACCTTCAAATTTATTCTTCTAACAAAATTGAATTACACCAATAATAGTAAAGAACAAGAAAAAGAACTGTTTTCATTCGATATAAGTTTTTTCTTTCAAGATTTTAGAACCCTAAATTAAACCTTCAATATTGTTATTAAGAGACGAAGATTATTAAGAGATGAAGATggagaaattataataaattctaattatatttaaataacaatttAAGTATTTATTGGAAAGTCcttcaattttataatattttgctCATTAATGATGTGACGAATTGTGATGTACTAAATGTGCATTATGGCATCCAATATTATCCCATATAGAGAAACATGTGTATATACATCATCTTTTTAGATTAAAAAGTTGAAGTCGATTTTCTCTTATACAATATTAGGGGTAGGGGAGATGGATCATACGATTTGAATCCTTATCAAATAAGTGTTCGACAAAAATCTTAATCACTGTTCCATTAAAGTCAGTAattgtaaataaaatatttattaatggcTAATAGGTGAAAATTTGATTGATGTATATGATGATATATACGGCAATCttttaactatttttttacaTTAAATAGTACGATTCTAACTTAGTGTTCAAAACCTCAAAACATTAtagatattaaatttaaaaattccacaaGTAAGATTATGGTGAAGATAAATGTATTATATAGAGTatagtaaaaaattaaaaaaaatatatatatatataaaaaggaagttaaaaaaaatatttttgaaggaAAGATTAGATGCtaaaaaagaaatattaaataGTAGTAAGTAAATAGGTAAACAAACTAAAACTCAAGCTAACAGATTTATCCCATGCACTCGGTTTATGTCTACCTCACTACTTGTATTAGAAGATAAATCCGAAAAGAATCCATCTCAACCTCGACATCCTCAacccatttatttcataaccaactAAGAGCTTCCCTAACAGCCACAACCTCCGCCATATGAGGGGCTAGGATCGCCCGAACTACATCAAACAAAGTTGCTATCAACGTTTTGAATAACAGCTCCCTAGCTCGACACATTTCCTTCTTTAGACACCACAACTTTAACGTTGCACTTAAGCTGACCCGCAGCTGGTCTCGACTAACAAGTTGTATCAGCAACAGATCATATGCCCATTCCCTGTATGCGATCAAATACATGTTgtaatcttaaaaaaaaaaaaaaagatgaaaaggTTATCCTAACAATAACATAATAAACCAAagcataattttttaaaaaataaattgatataatCACAAATGTATTCGTCTGTTTTATGTTTTAAGACTAATCTTTTGTAAATCGGATGTAATATTTGATTTTCAACAacgataattttaaaatttgaacttaATCCAAAGAAATTCTTAGCCACTTGTTGATGCAGTGGCTACCTTTTGATTAAGAAAAAAATCATTCATTTATAGTTTatataaagagataattaaaactaaaaatattttctatattATATGATTCTCTGCATTTTCAAGTCATAGTTCATAAGTATTAACAAAAATATTATGTTTACCATTGATTTCAAATACAAtttttcttgttttgatatcttaTTAAATTCAGCATTTGTTGGGTCAATatgttgaatttaaaatttattattattattattattattattatcaaattttcattaaatacATAAAACCCATTATGATTATGAAATATTTGGAAAAAAGAAATGTAAATTGATTAAAAAAGTGAGCTTAATATATGGAATTAAAAGGTAAATTGAATAATCAATTAATTTTTCaaagtaaataaatatatataatttattatataaaataattacatgACAAGTGACAAAATTTCATGTTATCACGTGTTAAAAGAGTAAATCTTTTAAAAGTTGCTTACATAAGAGTCCAGTATTTTAAAATAGTCATATAAAAACGTAATATTTTACAAAATGctcaaataaatttttttgtgCAGTTCAACCTAGTGTATAATAAAAATTAGGTAAATATTGATATATTTAGAATATAACACATAATAATTGAGCTAAATATTATTTAAAGTGTGCGGAAAACTATATTTTGAACACTTTTGTAAATGTTACGTCCTTAcataatcattttaaaatattttatttttatatgaacaACTCTAAAAATTGAGTCATAATGtgaacatttatttatttttattttttaaaacttcaattttaaatatcatatacattttttaaaaatttattataatattaaaggAGTTTAAATTTATTGGCATACATTCAGTTTCTTTTTGGGATGTGATGTATTGTTTTCCACCCTTTAcacaattattttttaattatatttattttttatataatacttaaaattattcataattctTTCTCAATtcgtaaataaaaaaatacatttcAATATATTCAAACTTACATCTTCCTAAATTTACAACAATACTTATACCAAGTTAATTAAAACTCAGTCAACTCATATATTATTTAAACGGGCAATCATACACTAAAAAAAATCGAATGTAAACGTGGTTGGTGGATAGGAAAAGTAGGAATAAATTGGCTGACATATTATGTGAAAAATGGTATTTCAACagattttttctaaatttttttattatatatttttctggAGTAAGTTTTGGAGAAAAAGAAAGTTGGTGGAGATTGGTGGGGTAGGTTTGGtttggttttgttttgttttaatattttatatttgagatATTTTTCATAATTGCGGTTGGTGGCtgctaatatttttatcattagaAAATGGAATGAAAATGAGTGGTTTACTTTTTTCATTTTTCTGGTTTTCATGtcaaagaaatggagaaaaatattaaatttatatactttCATTTCAATCGATTAAATTGATGAGAACATTTTTTTCGAGTTTGGGCTAAGAAAAGATTTGGGGTTTAGGGCCAGCTTTGGATTGAAAAAGTAAACACCTACAACATGAATTGTAAAATGAATATGAAGCATACAACATGAggaaatatgttatatgaatacgACATTCTCACATCAACAGACAATGAATCAAACAGAAACCATCTCAAGACTGATCTAACAAAAGGAAACTAAACCCCAAAATGTATGAGATGAACTCTCAGATTAACATCCTGTTTTAACATTCGACCAAGCAACTGGATTTCAACATTAGTTATTCAAAATTGTATCATAAAGCAAGAAAAGGAGTAAGAGAGACCCTTGTAGACTCACTGGATTTATGGAAAACAGACAACTTTGCAGCTCAAAGATTAAGCTGCTCCATGTTCTTAGCATTCCTTGCTAATCCGTAGGTCGAGCTTTTGTCGTCTTCTTTGTACGGGTTTGCTTGATGGTCAGAATTGGACTCTTCATCATCGGAGGAATCAGGTCTTTCTGTAAGGAACCGTTCCCAAAATACATCATTCACTCTAACTGGTGGAGTTGCAGGCTTTTGATTTGTATTAAGGTCTTCTTTTGGCGAAGATAATGTTGCTTCCCCATTGATCATGTTTCTGCTGTTTCCGGAAGCTCTGGTATCAGAGTCTTTAGAGTTGGCATTAGACCTTGACTTAGGGTCTTTTCCGATTTCTTGACCGAGTTGGGACATCATAGTTAAGCTCGGACTTCTATTGACTTGTGATGAAGAAGATGCCAGAGTTAGATTCAACAGACAGGAGATATGATTATCGGGTTCGTCACTGGAGTTTAAACTCTGTTGCAGAGTAAAAGATCTGCTTGATTCTGAAAGGTCTAATCTTTCAGGTGCAAATAAGAGGCCCTCAGATCTCATATAAGCATCCTTTGGTTCTCCTTCAGATATCCTTATCCGTGGACTCACTCCATCTTCATCGGAACTTTGTGTGCTTTGAGAAACCAAGTGAATATCTGAAACAGCTGGTGATAATTCCAATCTTAGCTTGTCTGAGAAATCTTGGTGGAAAATGTTTCCAAACTCGGCTCTAGAGCTACTGCTGTTGTTGTTGTTGTCCAAAAGACAAATTTCTCCGACTGGCTCGATTCGATCAATTTGAGGCAGTCTTCTTTTCTTATTATACGCTGTGACATCCATTGATTCCATTGATTCAATCTTACGAACGAGATGCTCAACGAAAGCAGAGTCTTGAACAGCCTTCTCTAAGAAGTTAAACAAAGTTTCCTGCCTCTGCTCCATTTGATCGGCTCGCAGTGTCAGCTCTTCGATCTGATGCTTAGCAGCCGATCGTTCTTCTCTAAACCTCAAAACATTAGCCTCAAGTGCAGTTTTCTCACGTGAAAGCCTCTCGATTTCTTCTTCGAATCCAGCCCTTTCGGGATCTACGAAAGAACCCTGAGGATTACTGTGGCTGTGAATCGGCTTTTTCCGGTGGATGTTCTTAAGGAGATGCTTTTGACCTTTCACAAAATCTTCATTAGCAAATTCCCATCGTTCAGGATCAATCTTACGGAATCCCTGTTACCAAAACATTCATATGCACTCAGATCATGTTTAGGCACACCTGGAGATAGGTATACGATATAATCCTCCAAGGACTCTCTAAATACATGAAAATCTAAGAAAAAATTGAACATACAGGTGTCAGACCAATGGATAGATACCCTTGTCCGACACACACAACCGAGTCCGAGTAACATAATTACCTACTAAGCAAAGTAAAACACATTACTTTTGGTGAAGAATCAGTTCTTATAACAAAAGGACATCAATGACAAATGAAAATCTAAAACAATATAAAAAGAATTACTACAATCCCAAAATGTTCTTTACTAGATTGATTCACTTCTATAGGTCATTGACTAAGAAAATAACCCTAAAACTTTCATACAATTCACCTCATGAATGCCAATAGAAGACTAATTCACAGTCAGATTGAAATCAAACTTGTTTAATCAAATTTTAGGGAAGAACAAAAAAAATGGATGAAAAcccataaaataaatgaaattaaaacgtAAGAAAAACCTATAATTTCTCAGAATTATTAAAGAATTCAGTCAAAGATAAATCAATCAAACAATAAATAAACccagaaaaaaaaaacctaaagcaAAGGAAACCCACATAAGTATTAAGCTGCCTGATGAAACTGGAGAAGTTATTGTGCTTGAAATAAGTGGGAAGCAAAAGACGAGCGAATTCAGGAGGGTTCCAAACAACAAAGCTCTTATTGTGGGAGCTCCATGACACTATATCGTCGGTCGCAGAGTCGTCCACCATATCGTATGTCTTCAAAAGAAAAGGTGCAACACCACAGCCGCCCCCTCCTCCGCTTCCGGCGGCCGATGTCAAGGGTACTGTTGAGGCCATCAAGAATTTTTTGGTTGAAAAAACAAAAACGAGTTTGCGGAAAATGGAGTCAATGGGAGAAAGCGTCGACCTTTTCGACTGTTATATTCGACGAAGTTTTAAAAAAACGAAtacatttatttaatattaaaaatttgttCGAATTCTACTCTGAATAACTCATTGGTTAAATTAGATTGCAGGTCATTCAACTATGCTTGAATTtctttttaatcacttaatttttacattttttcaaATGATCAACCAATTAATCGAGTTTATTTTTatcttataataataaatttaattctcAAATTTTACATATTGTGTCAATATGATCATAATTTTAAACAATTAACCCTCAATCTTATATATTatctcaattttaattttttttgtaatttttcaattttgtgaTTTTTCGAATTTCCCTTTCATAATGATTTGAGTGGCTTTAATTAAATATAGATTTAGAATTCAGCTCCAATAAGACTTgttttttaactttaattttaattttaagtgtCGGATAAGTGGTTAGAAACTCAAACATAGAATACAAGTGACGTTAATTATTTAGATAAAATAaacttttataataaaataaataaaataatgagtagcAAACATAAATTTATGTAATGGTTAAATTATAATATAGATAATTATAGTCATACATGGATTTAAACTTTATTAttattgtcgtaaccatttttgaaaaaaagcggtatcgacttggagaagaaaaaaaatgaaaacagagtcgccaccaatctttttaggtgtgatcggatcaccttaagttaatcattttaataaaagttaagatttactaaaacgataattttggtctctgaaaatcagaaaatgagttcgggagtggttacgcacgaggaaggattagcaccctcgatacgcccaaaattggtacctagttgattaattagtgtcttagtgtcgaaaatttgaaaacttgaaagaatttaaaatacgatccctctttgtaaagaaaatgctcaaatgttaaggaccttctcgtctcacaatataaaatgtcacatccgtaagttaggacacgacatcttgaattttcgagaacgagcttgccttttatataaaaattcgtgtatttcaaaaggttattcagttagttaaggtgaacgaggaaaatcgaaacccagtaagttagggcacgtttcctcgaattcccaaacaccgaatattgcctttacttgcaaaaatcttatttcgaggtaacaa from Gossypium arboreum isolate Shixiya-1 chromosome 9, ASM2569848v2, whole genome shotgun sequence includes the following:
- the LOC108456749 gene encoding adenosylhomocysteinase-like, with amino-acid sequence MALSVEKTAAGREYKVKDMSQADFGRLEIELAEVEMPGLMACRTEFGPAQPFKGAKITGSLHMTIQTAVLIETLTALGAEVRWCSCNIFSTQDHAAAAIARDSAAVFAWKGETLQEYWWCTERALDWGPTGGPDLIVDDGGDATLLIHEGVKAEEVYEKTGQLPDPASTDNAEFQIVLTIIRDGLKADPKKYRRMKERLVGVSEETTTGVKRLYQMQANGTLLFPAINVNDSVTKSKFDNLYGCRHSLPDGLMRATDVMIAGKVAVVCGYGDVGKGCAAALKQAGARVIVTEIDPICALQALMEGLQVLTLEDVVSEADIFVTTTGNKDIIMVDHMRKMKNNAIVCNIGHFDNEIDMLGLETYPGVKRITIKPQTDRWVFPETKTGIIVLAEGRLMNLGCATGHPSFVMSCSFTNQVIAQLELWKEKATGKYEKKVYVLPKHLDEKVAALHLGKLGAKLTKLTKDQADYISVPVEGPYKPPHYRY
- the LOC108454538 gene encoding heat stress transcription factor A-5-like; the protein is MASTVPLTSAAGSGGGGGCGVAPFLLKTYDMVDDSATDDIVSWSSHNKSFVVWNPPEFARLLLPTYFKHNNFSSFIRQLNTYGFRKIDPERWEFANEDFVKGQKHLLKNIHRKKPIHSHSNPQGSFVDPERAGFEEEIERLSREKTALEANVLRFREERSAAKHQIEELTLRADQMEQRQETLFNFLEKAVQDSAFVEHLVRKIESMESMDVTAYNKKRRLPQIDRIEPVGEICLLDNNNNSSSSRAEFGNIFHQDFSDKLRLELSPAVSDIHLVSQSTQSSDEDGVSPRIRISEGEPKDAYMRSEGLLFAPERLDLSESSRSFTLQQSLNSSDEPDNHISCLLNLTLASSSSQVNRSPSLTMMSQLGQEIGKDPKSRSNANSKDSDTRASGNSRNMINGEATLSSPKEDLNTNQKPATPPVRVNDVFWERFLTERPDSSDDEESNSDHQANPYKEDDKSSTYGLARNAKNMEQLNL